The genomic window CCAGATTCTTGATAAACCCCATGAGAGATTACACCTTGGAATAATTGTGGTCTTTCAGATTTATTAACGAAAACCTCATCTTTCAATACTTCAAGAACACCAAGTCCATTCTGAATAAGGATCAAGTTTGTATGGGAATTAATGTATTTCAAATAAGGAGCCAAAGCTTCCTTCGTTTGATAAGTCTTGGTGGTTATAACTAAGTTCTCGATGATTCCAGAATTGAATGTTTCCGGACATTGTGCTTCTTCAACTTTACATTCAACTAAGGGTTTCTTTTCCTCGTAAAGCTTACGAATGCTAATTTTAGAGTGCCCTTCGATCTGGAACTTgtctaatttttcttttgatcTAAATAATGGGATAACAAGGGCATTAGTGAATCTGATTAAGTCAACAGCAAGGACAGTCCCCATGGACCCTAACCCTAGGATATGAATAATTGGTCTTTTTGCCACGGTCATTTGGTATTATTCGTTTTTTTGgtattcttttttcttggCAGAGTTTCCTTGTGAAGGTGTTAGACTTGTTGTCAAAATTCAGTCCTCCTAGATAGTCTTCTCTTCCTAGATATATTCGATTTTTGTTATAAACGCCTTTGAGATTTCAATAATGCGTTAAAGAATTTCTTTTTGGACGGGCCAGAAGTGGCCGATAATGTGTTTTTTTCTCGAACAGATTTGCCCGCTTATAAGACAGCAAAAAGTGAAATTCTAATCGCGCCGTTGATCTTTGGTAgtataaatcaattaaattagaATTCTGGCGGCCTTTATTATGGGCGAAGATAGATAGAATTTATACTTGAGAAGAatactttctttttttttttaagaTGAGAATATATGAGCTATAGAGAGAGACTTAAATCAATGTGAAAACTAATTATCACGAAGGTCGTCAAATATATTCGTACTTCCGATAgcaaaaatgaaaataccGAGGTCTCTaagttttattttatcCCAGAATCTGTACGAAGAGACTTTAGGAGTCTGGAATTGTTACttttaatatatctttCAGAGAGTTAAACAATCCCTCATCCAATTTAGTCATTTTCACATTCTCTACAAACCACTCCATACCTTTATGTTCATCTAAGGATTTTTGAAATGCAGTATACTCTCCTTTTTGTTCTTCCGTGATTGAGTCTAgttcttctaataattttgcTGCATGCTTTTTCCTACGCTCTTCAAGATACATTCTTGCCTCTTCTTCTACATTTGGGGTCTCTGAAAGATCAGCAGAGCCATCAATAGTTTTTCCACAAGCGATGACCCGGGTCAATAAAACGTAATATAAGGTATTTTTTAATTGCACGGCTTTTTTTATAAggttaatattttctttatatcaTTGTTAATCTGAAACataaggaagaagaagaatatcaGAAAAATGTTGGAAGAAACCTCTGGAAAAGGAAGCGGTATTCTTATAGgttgttttttttcaataatgacTTGCATGCTTTTTTGGTTTGAAGATGTTTTTGATCCTTAATGAAAccacaaaataatatcgCCGGTTTATgatttttatctttaaacAAAACCCAGTTGTTATACAATTTGGGGCCAAGGATGCAACTGCGCTGTCTCGTTTCGGCATCGTTCCCTTTTGTGTTGGCGTCGGCCAACTCCGAAATTTTCTACACAATGGAAATCCCGCCAGCTCGTTGGACGCAGGCCTGTGACGGATAGGATTTTTGGTCTATCCTAAGCAATTTTGGGCCTACCCTACCTTTTTTCAATCCCCGGTGAAAATCTTCAATCCAGTCCTAATCCTATCCTAACCCAAAGTCTATCCTAAtccaatccatttttttattatataatttatgagaaaatattataaaaatcatattatacgactactatttttcattttttttttcaatccatgCCCCAAACCATGGCCAGAATAGACCAACCCTGTTCTCAATCCttaaaatttgatttctaccctacctttttttcaaaattttcgCGCCCAATCCTTgctttttcaatccattaatCCTAATCCGTCTCAGCCCTGCCTGCAATGGACGCGCTTGATAGATTTTCGGACTTTTGACGGTACAATAAAAGTCCCCACTGAACAACAATGTTGTTAGACTTGAAGTGGAGAGAGACTGCTCGGCACATGCTTATTCAATCCACCTGACGGCGGAAGTTGTTAAAAGGTTAGAAGTAAACATAGTTAGTAAAAACACAATTGTATCTGCTTATTGTCGTTCGCATAAATAAAGGCAATATATTAGCATACGGATAATGTTGTTTTTTGTGAGGGCTTATGAAGTATTATTTGTCTGGATTTATGAGACTTATCgttcatatttatattgtGTAATGTTGAATAAATTACGTAGGTTTTAGATTCTATATACGGACCTTATATGTTACAAATGTTGAgttcattatctttatttttatcatacTTATAATTCGCCCTTAACAACTTGGTTAGTCTTTAAATCTCTTGCACTAACAGTCAATTTACCATCTTtgttaatattgaaaacaagTTCTAAACCACTTTTGACACCCTTGATACCTAATTCCATCAATTTGGTAGATAGGGtgtatttcttttctctaATAACTTCTggttcatcatcttcatcggACCATTCactttcatcttcatcggCTTCTTCATTGGCTTTCTTTTCTGCTGGATCAACagttctttcttcaatagtGGAGTCACCTTCGTAAACACCGATCAATAGATCACCAGAGGCCTTCTTCAAagttattttcttttgaacTGGATAAGAAGTTTCAGCCAATAGGATTGGAACAAAGTTACCTTCACTGTCAACTAAACCAATTGGTTTTTGTAAATGTAAAGTGTTAACAATAATTGGTTGTAAAGCTTCcttcaattcatcttcatcataGTCGGCAACTAATCTAGCTTGTAAGGCAGCACCAGAAGCAGCTAATTCATTTGGATAGTTGGATGCATTAGCATTGCTTGGACCTAAAATTTCAACAGATTCAGGTAAAGTATATTCTAAGTTAGTGGCTAATTTTGGAGAAAATGAAACACCACCGGCCAATAGGACAGCGTCAATATCTAATGGATCTAAGTTAGCCTTCTTGATAGTGGAGTTGATGAATTCACCAAATTTACCGAAAACTTTACTGGCGACTAATTCATATCTCATTCTGTTAATAGATGTATGGTAATCGAAACCGTCAGCTAATGAATCAATAGAAATGGTGGCAGTAGTAGCGTTAGATAACGTCTTTTTGGTGACAATAGAATTAATTCTTAATTTAGCTAATGATCTAGCATTTTTTCTTGGGTTAGTTTTAGTCTTCGTTTGGAAATCCTTTGCAAAGTATTCAATCAACTCAGCATCCAAATTGTCACCACCTAAGGTGTTATCATGGGCAGTAGCCAAGATGGTGAAAATACCACCACGAATAGCAAAAACAGCAGCATCTGATCTAACACCACCAAAatcagcaacaacaacgtTACAATCTTTTTCGGATGGGAATTGTTCAATGTGTGCTAATAAGGCAGCAGATGgttcattaatgaattgaacAATCTTCAACCCGACTTTATCGGCAGCAGTGGATAATGCGTCCTTTTGTTCAGTAGTGAAATTGGTTGGAACCGTTAAGACAGCTTGGTTAACTTTTTGACCGATATAATCTTCAGCAGCTAACTTTAGTCTATTTAAATGTCTAGAAACAACTTCATCAACGGTtagtttttcttctttaccTTCACCCTTAGCAATAACGAAACCAACTTTACCGTCGATTTCCACAGCTGGTGCACTGTTAGCACATCTGGAAATATCACATTGATCGAATGGTAAACCAATGAAATCACGGAAGTTAATGATGGTGTTTGTTGGGTTTCTAACTAGTTGTTGTAAAGCTTGACCACCATGGTATTCGTCTTCACCGACGTATGATAGAACAGATGGGATGGCACGTTCACCATCTGGGTTAGCGATGACATCGACATCATTTTTTGGGTTAATGTAAGCAATAGAGGAAGAAGTGTTCCCGAATGAGATACCAATGACCGGAGAAGACATTTTATTGAGCGAAGTTGGTCAGTTTCTTTAAAGCAAAATTAGAACTTGTaggaaataaataaaggtTATTGTTATAGCTTTTTAAGACTCTTTAATAACTATTCTATCTTCTACAGATTTCAATAGCCAGGCCATCTAATCTATCtaaaaattttccatacgctcaaaaattttcaaaaattggTGAAACCCACACATTTTGTACGTGTAACACGatgtttgttttgttcCCTTCAGAAAATTCTAAAATTATTCCCCACAGGAAGGAATATGTTTGTGTCGCGGGTTTTCGCACGGATCCTTCAGAGACGACAGATAAAACATTAGAGAATATAGCATTTcgaaaaaataatacccAATACTTTCCTGCTTGAAAGCAATCcaaaaatatctttaaatttatcatgACATAATCACAGCACCATCAATGGAACTagaaaattcattgaaaacttCAATAGAGTGCAgtaaaaggaaaaaataatgtcGGAAAATAATTCACAAAACGAAAAGTATAGCTCTGATGCTGACGTCAATGGTAACAGAGAAGAAAGTTGTTTGGGATATATGGCAACAAAAGAATTTTATTCCAGTTGGGAAAAATTAGGTACAATAATAGTGAGTTacgaaaaggaaaaggagCTTACAAAAGCTCAGTGGGAGGGTTTCAAGCAAGAAAGGAAGAAGTTGAGAGAACAAATAAGGGATTTTAAAGAGAGAATAAAACTGTTGGAAAATCGGATATGTCAAGTAAAAATGGAAAGAGACAGCCGGTTGGAAGAGCTCAAGTCTGAAAATGATCGTTTAAAAGAGGAACTACGCTATTTCGGGCAGCCAGATGGTAGTCCTCAAGAAATACAATGATGTAATACTTTAAACATGGAGAACTGTCTACCGTACTAATTcgaaaataaatatattgagTGAATTTACCGCGCTATCTTGCAAGACTTTGACACAGTGACACTTCTAAAATATCAACTGTTGAAGCAACTATCATCATATGTTCCGCTACGAAAAAGCGcatttgaatatttgtttttatGATCTACGGTGAAATCTAAGTCAAATACACCGTGTACAGTCTTTTATCAACCTTATTTATTCACGGGAACCAATTCAATACGTGGCATAGGAGTCATACAATTCGTATATACTTTTCCTATAAAATACGTAACGTTAAGTAAATGTTTCATGGAGCTATTATGTTGAACACTCATTTGAGAATGACGAGTTTCGAAGTGATGTCTTCATTGGTTcgaatttgaaagaagagGAAGGAAAACTAATAGTACAAGCATGGCTTCCTTTACAGTTGATTTCTGCTTATTTGATTTGGATGGTACAATTGTAAGTACCACAGTTGCTGCGGAAAGCGCATGGAAGAAACTATGTGCAGAATATGATGTCGATCcggaaaaattatttaaatactCTCACGGTGCTAGATCTAATGAAATCATGGCAAGATTTTTCCcaaaattagataataGTGATAATAAAGCAGTTAAAGAACTGGAACTTTCTATGGCCTATGATTACTTAGACACCGTCCAATTGATTCCCGGTTCTAAAGATCTGTTGATTTCATTGGATAAAGAAACTGGGTCTGCAAAGGAAGTGGGACAAAGAAAATGGGCTATTGTTACTTCAGGTTCACCGTATTTGGCATATTCTTGGTTCGATACCATCTTAAAGGAAATTGGCAAACCTGATACCTTCATAACAGGCTTTGACGTGAAAAATGGGAAGCCGGACCCAGAAGGTTATGCTAAAGCTCGAGACCAATTATGCGAAACACTAAAACTTGATAAAGAGAAAGCAAGATATGTTGTGTTTGAAGATGCGCCTGTGGGCATCACCGCAGGGAAGAAGATTGGTGCCATTACTGTTGGTATTACCTCTACGTATGATAAGGAAGTTCTATTTGATGCGGGTGCCGACTTTGTCGTTGAAGATTTGACTCATGTCACGGTtaacaagaacaacagTGACGgtattataattgaaattttcgATCCAGTTCGAGAATGAAGAACTTATCTATTATTCTTGCCTAGTTAGTAGCATTTTTTAACCAATGCATCATATAAATAGATTAAATGGTTTTTTTGACTTAAAAAaggttttattttttcttccctACAGGTTTGCTCAAAGTCCATAAATGCATACGTACATATGGCTCGGCCAAGTTGTATAACAACGTACAATACATTACTAGCGGTAATACGCACGTACGTGCTGCACCAAACTTGCACCAGCAGATACATACGTATAATATCTATTTAAGATGACctataatataaaataatataagcTGTCACATTAAAAAGTGACAAAATAAACCTCAGTGTCTGTTTTCGGATTGTTGTTTGCCGAacaaaaaggaaaaaaggCGGACGGACCCATGCCCCGCAcgtttatatatatttctgtGACGTACACTGTGACATTATAAGAGGAATAATAAAGTGCCTCGAGGAAGCAAGAATCTGTTTCTCGAGGTACGTACGGCCCTGTCAGCGATCGAGAAAACTAAACTAAAATTACGTAAcgacattttttttcacatatataatatatggACTTAGCAAGCATCCCCAGATTTAAGATAGTATTGACAAAACCATCCTGTGTCTAGATACCATCTCCCACGAAccaaaacaacaagaaagTAGCCTCGACTATTTATTTGCAAGCAAACAATGACACAAGATAGAAACTCAAACAAAGTCAAAGTAGATTTTTGTCTGTTCGATTTAGATGGGACTTTAGTCAACACTATCAAAGCCAGTGAAGCAGTCTGGAGAAACCTATGTAAAGAATACGGCGTGAACCCAGAAGAGCTATTCAAACATTCCCACGGTTCCAAAACAGGTGAAATCCTAGAAAAATTCTTCCCTGCATTAGATAATACTGATAACAAAGCAGTTAGAGATTTAGAAATCTCCATGGGAAGAGATTATCTCGATTCTGTTTTCGCCGTGCCTGGTGCCAAAGATCTCCTTcaacaattgaatatcCCTTCACCTGACACCACTGAAAGAAAATGGGCTATTGTGACCAGTGGCTCCCATTATATCGCCTTCGGTTGGTTCAAGTCTATCTTGGgagatattgaaaaaccTGATGTTTTCATCACTGCGTTCGACGTGAAGACAGGGAAACCAGATCCAGAAGGTTACGCAAAAGCTCGTGATCAATTGGCTGAGAAGACTTGTCTAAAGACAGCCACTGATCAAATCAAGACAattgtttttgaagatGCCCCTGTAGGTATTCTTGCCGGGAAGGCAATGGGTGCTCTAACTATTGGGATCACTACCACTTTCCCTAAGGATGTCCTATTCAATGCCGGGGCAGATTTCGTCGTGGAAGATTTGACACATGTTAAGATGCTTAAGAACGACCAAAATGGGATTGTCTTGGAAATTAATGATTCCTTGTCAAGATAGGTAACGcagaagagaagaaaagtaTAGACTAGAGTATATGGCTTCTTGGAGCCGGAAGTGTGCTGTGAAAGGCTTTAAAAGTAGCTACTTAGTGTAGCGAAAGTATGGATGTTTCATGTTctaaaagaataataaaatatattttatatgtGGTTGTTACGTAATGTTAGTTTGATTTATATACAGAGTATATCAACAAAgggaaaagaaagaaagattgGAGTTTTCCTTCAACAAATATAGCAAAATAGTTGTAAGTTGTTTCATCATGAGATTCTTCTTTCCTTACCAAACATCTTCTTGGTATCTTCCTGTAGTCTTCATTGCCTTGACAATTTCAAGCGCATCTACAATGGAAATATCTTGATAATGAGCCAATATTTCAACTATTGTAGTTTGAACATCTTGAGCCATCCCTTTAGCATCCCCACACACGTAGATGAACGCACCACCTACAGATTGATCgttcaataatttgaatatctCTTCACCATATTCTTTAACTTTATGTTGAACATAAACTTTCTTGTCCCCGATTCTTGAATGTGCGACAATCATTTCAAATGAATCACCCAATTTAGAAGCATATTGTGGCCATTCTTCTTTATACaagaaatcattttcatttcttgatCCATAAAACAAGAGGTGTTTACCAAGTTTGATATTATCAGGATTATTTTCCATGAATTTAACGCGCTCACGAATAAATCCACGGAATGGCGCTATACCTGTACCGGGTCCAATCATGATGACAGGTGTCTTTGGATTACTTGGCAATTTAAAAGTAGAACGACGAATATGGATCGGTAATTTAAAATGTTGATATAAATTCCTTGGTCCGTCTAAGTCGTAATGAACAGGTAATAACTCGGCATCAGCATTGTTACTATTTTGAACGCGTTctatatttcttaataagTTAGTAGTTACACCTAAGGTTCTTTCATTAgtcaattcatttattgAGTCTTCAACGATTGCTGTGATATGAACAGTTTGTCTTTCGCTTaatgatgaggatgaaATGGAGTAATAACGTGGTTGAAGGCGTGGTAAAGTTTCTATAAGGAAATTCCATGGTACAGAATCCCATTTCACATCTTTCGCATCATCGGATAAATATACTAAAGCATCAgcaatattataatttttaaatgTAATTTCTTGTGcgaatttcaatttatcttTTGACAATGtgattaatttttccttgatGGATTCATTTGGAGCAAATTGAACTAACTGACTTATAAATTGTCTTGAAATAGGACCAGTAATTTCTAAATAGTGACTTATTGCGGTACGGATAGTAGTTGGGGTTAAAAAGGGCGCTTTAACTGTATTATCTAATGGAgtcaaattgaaaattaagTCACCATCTAGATTGAATATAGATAGAAACTGATTGACTTTTTCAATGGCATTAGATGGCCAAAAGGCAACATGATCCCCAGtagaatatttcaaattggaACCAGAAATATCTATTTCGGCATGTACACAGTTTCTGTCTAATTTGGAATCGCCAATTTgtttaattaattctttagaGAAAGTTATTGGTGCAATATATGGATGTGTTTGATCAAAGGGACCCACTTGAATACCTTCTTCATTGAACGATATCCCGTTCTGTTTTCCTGCATTTATTGGTAAATACTGTAAAGAAGGTTCACCTAATGATACTGTATCATTAATCTCATTTAAAATTTCATACTTAAAGGATGGTTCGAAAGTTTGATCATGTTCATCTAAGTTCAAGACGGTTTTCAAAGCTTCCAAGACAGATTCAGTCCATGAGATATAATCTTCATCAGTGGTACCAGAACCATCATCAGCCTCACCGAATGGACCCAATAAATTTGCATTAGCACCTTTCAAGTATTTAACAGCTTTCTTTGCAGCaccattgaagaattcGTAAGTAGAATTACCCAAGCCAAACATTGTAAATTGTAAATTGGTTAATGAATtatcctcatcatcaatttgAGTGGTAAGGAATTGTTCAAAAGAGAATGAACCATCTGGGAAGTCACCTTCACCATAGGTAGAgataaaaaatgaaatgacAATATTAGAAGGTAGTTGGAAAAGGGAATCATAATCATAAGATTCAATATCTGCGCACATAACTTTTAATCCAAATTTTGAGATCAATTCTTTGGAGAATTTCTTAGCATAATCTTCAGCAGTACCAGTCTGTGATGCGTATAATactaaataatttttgttcatttCCTTTAGGACTTGGAGTAAATCACGAGAACCAGATGAGTTGATGGCCTTTAATTCGTCatcattagaaaagaataaatccTTTATTGTTGCTCTATGAAGATATAGTGCTACACCGAAAAGCAGTGCCAAAAAGACAATGACGTCGATTGTATCCATGATTCTACTTCTACCTTAAAGGGTTCGGTATATTTGAGCAATGTAAAGTTTCTTACCACGTAATATACTCTCAAGTACCTGATGTATCATACATAAGAGTGATCTTTTAAGAATCCTTTAGTCAATGGCAGTCAGACCATGTCAACTAACTAACCCTTCTGGGGTGTCTTCTGCCAGACAGAATTCTGGTGATACTTTCTCGACTAAAATTTCCCAATCACGGTGCATCCACAC from Naumovozyma dairenensis CBS 421 chromosome 3, complete genome includes these protein-coding regions:
- the NDAI0C02090 gene encoding HAD family hydrolase (similar to Saccharomyces cerevisiae DOG1 (YHR044C); ancestral locus Anc_5.290), coding for MASFTVDFCLFDLDGTIVSTTVAAESAWKKLCAEYDVDPEKLFKYSHGARSNEIMARFFPKLDNSDNKAVKELELSMAYDYLDTVQLIPGSKDLLISLDKETGSAKEVGQRKWAIVTSGSPYLAYSWFDTILKEIGKPDTFITGFDVKNGKPDPEGYAKARDQLCETLKLDKEKARYVVFEDAPVGITAGKKIGAITVGITSTYDKEVLFDAGADFVVEDLTHVTVNKNNSDGIIIEIFDPVRE
- the NCP1 gene encoding NADPH--hemoprotein reductase (similar to Saccharomyces cerevisiae NCP1 (YHR042W); ancestral locus Anc_5.292) yields the protein MDTIDVIVFLALLFGVALYLHRATIKDLFFSNDDELKAINSSGSRDLLQVLKEMNKNYLVLYASQTGTAEDYAKKFSKELISKFGLKVMCADIESYDYDSLFQLPSNIVISFFISTYGEGDFPDGSFSFEQFLTTQIDDEDNSLTNLQFTMFGLGNSTYEFFNGAAKKAVKYLKGANANLLGPFGEADDGSGTTDEDYISWTESVLEALKTVLNLDEHDQTFEPSFKYEILNEINDTVSLGEPSLQYLPINAGKQNGISFNEEGIQVGPFDQTHPYIAPITFSKELIKQIGDSKLDRNCVHAEIDISGSNLKYSTGDHVAFWPSNAIEKVNQFLSIFNLDGDLIFNLTPLDNTVKAPFLTPTTIRTAISHYLEITGPISRQFISQLVQFAPNESIKEKLITLSKDKLKFAQEITFKNYNIADALVYLSDDAKDVKWDSVPWNFLIETLPRLQPRYYSISSSSLSERQTVHITAIVEDSINELTNERTLGVTTNLLRNIERVQNSNNADAELLPVHYDLDGPRNLYQHFKLPIHIRRSTFKLPSNPKTPVIMIGPGTGIAPFRGFIRERVKFMENNPDNIKLGKHLLFYGSRNENDFLYKEEWPQYASKLGDSFEMIVAHSRIGDKKVYVQHKVKEYGEEIFKLLNDQSVGGAFIYVCGDAKGMAQDVQTTIVEILAHYQDISIVDALEIVKAMKTTGRYQEDVW
- the NDAI0C02100 gene encoding HAD family hydrolase (similar to Saccharomyces cerevisiae DOG2 (YHR043C)) produces the protein MTQDRNSNKVKVDFCLFDLDGTLVNTIKASEAVWRNLCKEYGVNPEELFKHSHGSKTGEILEKFFPALDNTDNKAVRDLEISMGRDYLDSVFAVPGAKDLLQQLNIPSPDTTERKWAIVTSGSHYIAFGWFKSILGDIEKPDVFITAFDVKTGKPDPEGYAKARDQLAEKTCLKTATDQIKTIVFEDAPVGILAGKAMGALTIGITTTFPKDVLFNAGADFVVEDLTHVKMLKNDQNGIVLEINDSLSR
- the SSZ1 gene encoding ribosome-associated complex protein SSZ1 (similar to Saccharomyces cerevisiae SSZ1 (YHR064C); ancestral locus Anc_5.335) → MSSPVIGISFGNTSSSIAYINPKNDVDVIANPDGERAIPSVLSYVGEDEYHGGQALQQLVRNPTNTIINFRDFIGLPFDQCDISRCANSAPAVEIDGKVGFVIAKGEGKEEKLTVDEVVSRHLNRLKLAAEDYIGQKVNQAVLTVPTNFTTEQKDALSTAADKVGLKIVQFINEPSAALLAHIEQFPSEKDCNVVVADFGGVRSDAAVFAIRGGIFTILATAHDNTLGGDNLDAELIEYFAKDFQTKTKTNPRKNARSLAKLRINSIVTKKTLSNATTATISIDSLADGFDYHTSINRMRYELVASKVFGKFGEFINSTIKKANLDPLDIDAVLLAGGVSFSPKLATNLEYTLPESVEILGPSNANASNYPNELAASGAALQARLVADYDEDELKEALQPIIVNTLHLQKPIGLVDSEGNFVPILLAETSYPVQKKITLKKASGDLLIGVYEGDSTIEERTVDPAEKKANEEADEDESEWSDEDDEPEVIREKKYTLSTKLMELGIKGVKSGLELVFNINKDGKLTVSARDLKTNQVVKGEL